The sequence TGCCCTGGCTGCGATGCAATTCGTCCGCCGCTGAGGTCCAAGTCAATGGAACGCAACCCCAACCCGAACAACCTGCCGGTTGAACTGAACCGCACGAGCCTCTACCTGGGCCTGCTGTTCGTCTTCACCTGCGGGATTCTGTTCTCCAGCTACTTCTTCAACTGATCAGGAGGATCTGAGATGAGCGGCAAGAAATCCGGACTTCCTGACGGAAGAATCCCTGATCGCCTCCCTGATGGCCGGCCCGCTGTGGCCTGGAAATCGCGATGGACTGAAGGAGTACTTCCACTCTGGCTTGTGGCCACTGCGGGAGGCATGGCTGTTATCTTCGTAGTAGGTCTATTCTTTTATGGTGCCTATACCGGCGTTGGTTCCGCCTGAAACACTTTAATTGGCTGAGTCTTCTGAGCCCGTTCTCAAAGAGTGCGGGCTTTTTATTAGATACATCAAAGAGGAATCAGAAACTAACCATTAGTAGCAACAACTAGGATATCAGAATAGTTGATATATTCATTGATTTCGAATGGGTGCAGTTGAGGTTGTCGCCCCGTTTGAGAGCCGTGTGCTCATGTCTAAGGACACGAAGTGAACGAGACAAAGTGTCTCATGCTCATTCTGAAAACCGGAGAGAGAAGAGTTAAGGTCTTATTGGTTGGTTCAGGTAAATGCTTTGGAGAGCCCCCTGGCTCAAGCGCCGTATCGCCTTAATGGGCTTAGCCGCATGGGACGTGGGCTCGCTCTACATCAGCTACAACCTCACTTACCTGAGACGCCTGGGGGAATGGGAGGGCTGGAGCCAAGGGTTGCTCGTCATCACAGCGACATGGCTGAGTATTTCCTATCTCTCTGGGCGCTACTCACTGGCAGAGACCAAAGGCAAGAACTATGGACTAAGTCGTTTCGTTGAAACCTTACTGGCCGCCTGCGGAGTTCTGCTGGTTTTCATCGGCCACTCCTGGATGTATCAGATCGTCGATGCGGAAACCCGCTTTCGTGGCTTCATGATCCCGTTAGTGGGATATGCCGTAGCCTTCTCGAGTCTGGGACAGATGGGCGCTCTGAAGCTCTCTAGTAAGAGGAAGAAGTGGATCCTGGTTAGCAATGAAAGCGAGTGCAGTGTAATCAAGCGAGAACTTGGCAATGAGTCGCTGACTACAAAGAGGAACTGTTTGATCTGCAATACAGATCAGATAGGCGAGAGGTTTCGAGTTCCCAGTGGTGAGGGATTATCAATCGGGGTAGGGAATCTGCAGACCTCAGATCAAGAGCTGATCACAAGGCTTCTTCGTCTTAGGGAAAATGGAGAGCAAATCGTCCCGCTGCTGAGCTGGTGCGAGCAAGAACTGCAACGGATACCGCCTGAGCTGATTCAGGCGAAATGGCTCATTCAGGCCGAGGGCTTTGGACTACGTCCTGGGAGCTTGAACTGGCGGGTGAAGCGACTATACGATGTGTGTGGCGCAGCTGCACTGCTGATCATCTCCACTCCACTTCTGATTCTTGGAGGGCTACTCGTCTGGCTGGAAGATCGGGGTCCAGTGTTCTACTGCCAGATCAGAAGCGGTCTCTATGGGCGACCGATAAGCATCTGGAAACTACGCAGCATGAGGGTCAACGCAGAAGCCCTTGGTGCCCAATGGGCTTCACAACGAGATCCAAGGATTACCAACGTGGGGAGAATCCTTCGAGCCACGCGAATCGATGAACTACCTCAACTCATCAGCGTCATCAATGGGGATCTGAGTCTGATCGGACCTCGGCCCGAGAGACCCGAAATCGAGCAGGACCTGGAACGGCTTATCCCTCACTACCGGATACGACACTGGATTCGCCCAGGACTCAGCGGATGGGCCCAGGTTTGCTATCCATATGGGGCAAGTGTTGAAGACAGTCGAATGAAACTGAGCTACGACCTCTACTACCTTCGCAATTCCAGCCTATTCCTTGATTTCCTGATTACGCTCAAAACCATTCGACTCGTTTCAGGAGCAAAGGGGGCCTCCCCAAAAGCTCCTCAATAGAAAGCCTGGCCCCCACTGAACTCCTAAGAGCCAAGACTCTGCTCAAGATGTGGTCCATGACCCAGAAGAAGAGGGAAAATAGACTGCGACAACGAGATTGGTCAGAGTTCCTGAAGACTCGATAGGCCCAGAAAGGCATCGCGGCTTTCTGACTCGAGAGACTCCTTGGGTGAATGCAGTAGAAGGCAAGAATTTCAGGTAAACAGCCATAGCGTATCGAAGGGCGTGCCTTAAAGAGATCAAGCCAAAACAAGAAGTCCTCGTGGGAAACTTCGGAAAAACCGATGCGTGCCAGGTCAGCTGAAAGGATAGCCGTCAGCATTGGGATTGGATTGTGACCAAAGAGATCCCGAGACACCAACTGTGCTGGCGGGCAAACAACACGTTGCGGTGGCTGATCAATCTGACCATCAATAAATCGAGCATACGCAGAAACCGTGAGCTCAAGATTATTAGAGCAATGAAATGCCAGCTGGCGCTCAAGTTTTTGGGGATGCCATAAATCGTCGACATCGCAAAAAGCTACATAATCAGTTGTAACATGCGCCAAGGCACAATTTCGAGCCGACGCCGGCCCAGGCCATTGCCTTAGATTGGTGTTGCTAATAAGCTGGAAACGCGGATCATCAGCGACTAGCTCCGCAAGAAATGAAGGCCCACCATCTGAGGAGCCATCGTCAACCATGATACAGGTCCAATCTTCAGAGGTTTGACATTGAAGCGAATCGACGAAGCCAGAGAGAAAGCGCTTGGCGTTCCGATAAGGAGTAATGACTGAGACAAGAGGATTCATAGACCGCAAGCTCAGATCATTTGGCACTGCCGGAAAAGATTTAAATAGGCCGCAGTGGATCGATCACGACCAAATTGAGATTGATAAAGAGCTCCAGCTTGCTCAGACATGGTAGCGACACGCTGGGGATCAGCTTGGAGCATGAGCAACGCACCCACAAGGCCTTGGACGTCTCCTTGCTGAATAACGACACCACAAGCTGCCTGGTCAATAATCCGGGCAAGTTCACACTCCTCGCTAGCAATTAACAAGACAGGCCTTGAGCAGGCAAGGATGCCGTAGAGCTTGCTAGGAGCAACAGTGTCCTCTGAACCGGAAATATGGCTGACAAGTGCAACATCACAGGCCGACAGGCTCGTCGACAGCTGCTCGCGCGGTTGATAGGGCTGAAGAATGACATTGGAAAGACCGTAGGCCTGACAATAGGCCTGAATCTGGGATCTTTTCGCTCCTCCCCCCACGAAGACGAACTTAAGGGGACGGTCCGCGAGCAAGCGTGCGGCCTCAAGGATCGTCAGAATGTCGTGAAGACGACCGAAGTTACCTGAATATTGGACAGTGAAGACTGAATCAATACCCCATTCTTGTGCCAAAGAATTAAGAGACTTCTGAGAAGAAGAAACAGGCACCACTGCCCAGTTAGGGATCGATACCAAACGGAAATGGTCACCAAATTCTTTGCGACATCGAGAAATCATCGAGGAGCTCAAGACAACCGTCGCCTGGCTGCCACTCAGAACTAGAGCAAGTAATTGTCGCCAGATCCAAGACAAAGGCCCCTTCGCCGGCAAAACTCCCGTTAAAACAGCGGAACGCGGAAAGATGTCTTGCAGCAAAAAGACGTAGGGTAGTTGCCTGAGGAGAGACATCAGTGGGCCAACGAGCCCTATAAAGGGTGGATTGGAGACAATGAGAAGACCTTGGTCAGTGCGGGCATATCGCAAAAGCCAATACGTACTTCCAAGAAAAAAATGAAGACCATCAATGAGTTTTCCTAGGATGCCAACAGAGACCTTAGATGAAGACGAGAATCGATGAATCGGATAACTCGAGCGAGAAGAACCTGGAGTTGAGGTTAAGACACGCAGGCAACAACCTTGAGCGTGCAAGTCGTCAACCAGATCACTTACTAATTGGGCAGTCGCACCAGTACTTGGCCAGAAGTGCTCTGTAAGGATGATCAGCTCCTTGGCCTGAGTAGAAGGTCCTGTCATAAAGGCAACTCCTTCTGCCTACGCAGAAGCTCGATGACCTTGATCACTATAATTAGTTCATAACCAGCCATCATCAGTGCGAACAGAAGACCCTGCCAGCCCTCAAGAAAACCTGTTTGAAGAAAATACTTTTGGAGAAATCGTAACGGCGGTCGTAGCCACCAAAGCTGGGAAAACAGCAGCCTGATCCTCCGCCAACGCCGGGTTGACAGGGTCGCGCTGCAACGGGTCGTTAAAAAGGCCACGATCTGCTGTGCATCCCAGCTGGCATAGCGCCGATGCCTCTCTATCCAGTCATCAAACCCTTTGCTGTATGCATAGTGTTCATAAGGAACCGATATCCGGCCTATATTAGAGCCGTCCACAAAGCTTTCCCAAACGCCACCTTCAAAGCGGGTGTGTCCTCGGCGAACGAGACGAGGATGCCAGTTAGGGTAACCCTGGGTTCGCTTCAGCCATCGTCCCAAGAACCAATAGCGTGGTGTCAATTCATAAGCATCAATGGAAGTGCCGGACTTCACACATGCCTGTATCGCTTGAACCAAATGCGGCCCCACCTCTTCATCGGCATCGAGGAAAAGAACCCAGTCACTGGATAATCCGCAGTTGTCAAGGGCCCAGTTGCGCTGGTTTGTAATCAAGAATGGGGCATCTTGGCGATGCTGAATAAAGGACGCCTGGTGGAGCTCTGCGACCTGATGAGTTAAGTCAGTACTACCGCTATCCAGCACAAGCAATTCATCGCACCAGCTCAGAGATTTCAGGGCACGACCAAGGTCTTGTTCTTCATTCAGGGTAAGGACTACCCCGGCGATCGTGGGCTGATCAGCCATGATTGAGTACAGCCGCGTACAGCTGCAGGGCTTCGCGCGCAATGAGCTGAGTAGAAAAGCGCTCCTTTACCCACTCCTCTGCACCTAGACCCGGCCTAGGTGAGCGCAAAGCACGCTCAAGCAGCTGGACCCAGGCGTGTTTCGACCGCTCTGCAACAAGAACTCCAGGAGAACCGCGCAATGAACCTGCCACACCGACCCGGTCAGAAATCAGAGAGCCAGAGCCACAGGCCAGAGCCTCTATAACCACATTGCCAAAATTCTCATGGCGACTGGGCAGAAGCAACCAATCAGCCGCGTTGTAGGGAGAAATCAGCTCTCTGGCCGGCAGAGCAGGGTGCCAATGGCAACGACTGGCCAAGCCCAAATCACCAAACTTTCGACGCAGGTTGCGGCCAGTACCATCGTCGTCATCGCCGAGAAATATGATCTGCCAGGGCATATGGGCGAGAGCGTTGAGCACCTCAGGAAGGAGGTCCAACCCCTTTTTATGATGCAGTCGACCAGCAACAAGGAGAAGTGGTTGATCAGTGGGCAACGACATTTGCTCACGCCAGGCCTTTCCAACAGCAGAATCAGAGTGCAGCTGGGACAGCGCGATCGGATTGGCAAGCACCTTCACAGGTGCTTTTAAGCGCAACCAACTGATCTCCCTGACTTCCTGATCAGTCGTGCAATGCAATGCAGCAGCCCGCTGCAGCAA is a genomic window of Synechococcus sp. A10-1-5-1 containing:
- a CDS encoding glycosyltransferase family 4 protein: MTGPSTQAKELIILTEHFWPSTGATAQLVSDLVDDLHAQGCCLRVLTSTPGSSRSSYPIHRFSSSSKVSVGILGKLIDGLHFFLGSTYWLLRYARTDQGLLIVSNPPFIGLVGPLMSLLRQLPYVFLLQDIFPRSAVLTGVLPAKGPLSWIWRQLLALVLSGSQATVVLSSSMISRCRKEFGDHFRLVSIPNWAVVPVSSSQKSLNSLAQEWGIDSVFTVQYSGNFGRLHDILTILEAARLLADRPLKFVFVGGGAKRSQIQAYCQAYGLSNVILQPYQPREQLSTSLSACDVALVSHISGSEDTVAPSKLYGILACSRPVLLIASEECELARIIDQAACGVVIQQGDVQGLVGALLMLQADPQRVATMSEQAGALYQSQFGRDRSTAAYLNLFRQCQMI
- a CDS encoding photosystem II reaction center protein L, with translation MERNPNPNNLPVELNRTSLYLGLLFVFTCGILFSSYFFN
- a CDS encoding photosystem II reaction center protein J; amino-acid sequence: MSGKKSGLPDGRIPDRLPDGRPAVAWKSRWTEGVLPLWLVATAGGMAVIFVVGLFFYGAYTGVGSA
- a CDS encoding glycosyltransferase family 2 protein, with translation MADQPTIAGVVLTLNEEQDLGRALKSLSWCDELLVLDSGSTDLTHQVAELHQASFIQHRQDAPFLITNQRNWALDNCGLSSDWVLFLDADEEVGPHLVQAIQACVKSGTSIDAYELTPRYWFLGRWLKRTQGYPNWHPRLVRRGHTRFEGGVWESFVDGSNIGRISVPYEHYAYSKGFDDWIERHRRYASWDAQQIVAFLTTRCSATLSTRRWRRIRLLFSQLWWLRPPLRFLQKYFLQTGFLEGWQGLLFALMMAGYELIIVIKVIELLRRQKELPL
- a CDS encoding glycosyltransferase; this translates as MSVSRLCEGLVQLGVELRVITTNAGLPDFPVEKLGRSQLVNGVNVTYYPVDRCAGTIQSQALVAALPEQMAWAEVVHLSSIWQPLGLSVQWAAYAAGIPVIQTLRGALGPYSWRRGWWKKIPYFLLKERPLLQRAAALHCTTDQEVREISWLRLKAPVKVLANPIALSQLHSDSAVGKAWREQMSLPTDQPLLLVAGRLHHKKGLDLLPEVLNALAHMPWQIIFLGDDDDGTGRNLRRKFGDLGLASRCHWHPALPARELISPYNAADWLLLPSRHENFGNVVIEALACGSGSLISDRVGVAGSLRGSPGVLVAERSKHAWVQLLERALRSPRPGLGAEEWVKERFSTQLIAREALQLYAAVLNHG
- a CDS encoding glycosyltransferase family 2 protein; this encodes MNPLVSVITPYRNAKRFLSGFVDSLQCQTSEDWTCIMVDDGSSDGGPSFLAELVADDPRFQLISNTNLRQWPGPASARNCALAHVTTDYVAFCDVDDLWHPQKLERQLAFHCSNNLELTVSAYARFIDGQIDQPPQRVVCPPAQLVSRDLFGHNPIPMLTAILSADLARIGFSEVSHEDFLFWLDLFKARPSIRYGCLPEILAFYCIHPRSLSSQKAAMPFWAYRVFRNSDQSRCRSLFSLFFWVMDHILSRVLALRSSVGARLSIEELLGRPPLLLKRVEWF
- a CDS encoding sugar transferase; its protein translation is MGSLYISYNLTYLRRLGEWEGWSQGLLVITATWLSISYLSGRYSLAETKGKNYGLSRFVETLLAACGVLLVFIGHSWMYQIVDAETRFRGFMIPLVGYAVAFSSLGQMGALKLSSKRKKWILVSNESECSVIKRELGNESLTTKRNCLICNTDQIGERFRVPSGEGLSIGVGNLQTSDQELITRLLRLRENGEQIVPLLSWCEQELQRIPPELIQAKWLIQAEGFGLRPGSLNWRVKRLYDVCGAAALLIISTPLLILGGLLVWLEDRGPVFYCQIRSGLYGRPISIWKLRSMRVNAEALGAQWASQRDPRITNVGRILRATRIDELPQLISVINGDLSLIGPRPERPEIEQDLERLIPHYRIRHWIRPGLSGWAQVCYPYGASVEDSRMKLSYDLYYLRNSSLFLDFLITLKTIRLVSGAKGASPKAPQ